The following are encoded together in the Streptomyces rapamycinicus NRRL 5491 genome:
- a CDS encoding discoidin domain-containing protein: MICPDCGHRNAAGAHFCASCEAFLAWDEEPDRRPGPAAPPGTPPPTTPPGTPSPTPPGAPPPTPPGTPPTTPPGTPPTTPPGTPPTTPPGTPPPTPPASGTGDGPRLPDAPRAATPAATPPTAPAPVRPPTARPEEPAAAPRRPGDPLDDPGTGPDHRPDAPDVPPATPPRPDAPPHRPGRPCPRCRADNPPGRRLCVRCGALLDSGPPVPGPPRPLPWWRRLFRRDAQRPLAAGSRPRRRTWPRPRLTLPVLVLVLAAAAWFARSQLSDVFTFTQDQTGDPQALHPSTVRGSSQAPGHRAQAAFDGYNNRYWAPATAGPGTGEYLEADFDRPVRLRKLLITSGRSAKADEFLTQARPSELTLTLVDSEGERTTKGVNLQDRAGQQSFDVHGSDVVRIRLTVDAAYGARSDRRSAIAEVEFFGRQ, encoded by the coding sequence ATGATCTGCCCGGACTGCGGACACCGCAACGCGGCGGGGGCGCACTTCTGCGCTTCCTGTGAGGCGTTCCTGGCCTGGGACGAGGAGCCGGACCGGCGGCCGGGGCCCGCGGCGCCGCCCGGCACTCCGCCACCGACCACCCCGCCCGGTACTCCGTCACCCACTCCGCCCGGCGCTCCGCCGCCCACTCCGCCCGGCACTCCACCGACCACCCCGCCCGGCACTCCACCGACCACCCCGCCCGGCACTCCGCCGACCACCCCGCCCGGCACTCCGCCGCCCACCCCGCCCGCCTCCGGTACGGGCGATGGGCCGCGCCTCCCGGATGCGCCCCGGGCCGCCACCCCGGCCGCCACCCCGCCCACCGCTCCGGCCCCCGTGCGCCCGCCCACCGCCCGGCCGGAGGAGCCCGCGGCGGCACCCCGGCGGCCCGGGGACCCGCTGGACGACCCCGGTACCGGTCCGGACCACCGGCCGGACGCACCGGACGTGCCCCCGGCGACGCCCCCGAGGCCGGACGCCCCGCCGCACCGCCCCGGCCGCCCGTGTCCCCGGTGCCGTGCGGACAATCCGCCGGGCCGCAGGCTCTGTGTGCGCTGTGGCGCCCTGCTCGACTCCGGACCTCCGGTGCCCGGTCCGCCGCGCCCGCTGCCCTGGTGGCGCCGGTTGTTCCGGCGTGACGCCCAGCGCCCGCTGGCCGCGGGCAGCAGGCCCAGGCGCCGGACCTGGCCGCGTCCCCGGCTGACCCTTCCGGTCCTGGTGCTGGTGCTGGCCGCGGCGGCGTGGTTCGCCCGGTCGCAGCTGTCCGACGTCTTCACCTTCACCCAGGACCAGACCGGCGATCCGCAGGCGCTGCACCCCTCGACCGTGCGCGGCTCCAGCCAGGCGCCGGGCCACCGGGCCCAGGCGGCCTTCGACGGCTACAACAACCGCTACTGGGCACCGGCCACCGCGGGCCCTGGTACGGGCGAGTATCTGGAGGCCGACTTCGACCGGCCGGTGCGGCTGCGGAAGCTGCTGATCACCTCGGGGCGCTCGGCGAAGGCGGATGAGTTCCTGACCCAGGCGCGGCCCTCGGAACTCACCCTCACACTGGTCGACTCCGAGGGCGAGCGCACCACGAAGGGCGTCAACCTCCAGGACCGGGCCGGTCAGCAGAGCTTCGATGTGCACGGCTCGGACGTGGTGCGGATCCGGCTGACGGTCGACGCGGCGTACGGCGCCCGGTCGGACCGGCGGTCGGCCATCGCCGAGGTGGAGTTCTTCGGCCGTCAGTGA
- a CDS encoding GntR family transcriptional regulator, with protein sequence MASAEGLHAARSRGRNTRQLVHEVLRSRIVGLELEPGSAVSENDLAAELGVSRTPVRESLILLADEGLVDIYPQMGTFVSRIRERDVASAQFIREALECAALREAVGKAGARDVAELRVLLIAQEEADRQSDMEGFFQLDEEFHARLMAVSGHDSAWPVVSQAKAQLDRARRLSLPMTQQMSLLIGQHREVVDLLEAGDLDRADESLRSHLRLVFSDVEKIRTRHPELFSDEDAPLRPRRDSARRTAARGDR encoded by the coding sequence ATGGCATCGGCGGAGGGACTGCACGCGGCACGCTCCCGGGGGCGTAACACCCGGCAACTGGTCCATGAGGTGCTGCGTTCGCGCATCGTCGGCCTGGAGCTGGAGCCCGGCTCCGCCGTCTCGGAGAACGATCTGGCGGCCGAGCTCGGGGTGAGCCGCACCCCCGTCCGCGAGTCCCTGATCCTGCTCGCCGACGAGGGGCTGGTGGACATCTACCCCCAGATGGGCACGTTCGTCTCGCGCATCCGGGAGCGCGATGTGGCCTCCGCCCAGTTCATCCGGGAGGCGCTGGAGTGCGCCGCGCTGCGGGAGGCCGTCGGCAAGGCCGGCGCGCGGGACGTGGCGGAGCTGCGGGTGCTGCTCATCGCGCAGGAGGAGGCCGACCGCCAGTCCGACATGGAGGGCTTCTTCCAGCTGGACGAGGAGTTCCACGCCCGGCTGATGGCGGTCAGCGGACACGACTCGGCCTGGCCGGTCGTCAGCCAGGCCAAGGCCCAGCTGGACCGGGCCCGCAGGCTGTCACTGCCGATGACCCAGCAGATGTCGCTGCTCATCGGCCAGCACCGCGAGGTGGTCGACCTGCTGGAGGCGGGCGATCTGGACCGCGCCGACGAATCGCTCCGCTCCCATCTGCGACTGGTCTTCAGCGATGTGGAGAAGATCCGCACCAGGCATCCGGAGCTCTTCAGCGACGAGGACGCCCCCCTGCGGCCGCGCCGCGACAGCGCCCGGCGCACCGCCGCCCGGGGGGACCGCTGA